The Kluyveromyces lactis strain NRRL Y-1140 chromosome D complete sequence genome has a window encoding:
- the MDL2 gene encoding ATP-binding cassette permease MDL2 (similar to uniprot|P33311 Saccharomyces cerevisiae YPL270W MDL2 Half-type ATP-binding cassette (ABC) transporter of the inner mitochondrial membrane), with protein sequence MLKPVLGLRGSIGRGRGLLALSNPLLSITRRFDDRLSLPISSIRTLNYAVNRFGEMKGNQRFPSAGIRSFSITLRNRNEASDVGGNGKHQEGEDKTPDKKTNKPSSTVSGGLADVKRLFYLARHDWKMLVLAVSLLTVSCTIGMAVPKVIGLVLDATKNALSGSNTNNGNGGLEDSKSLTLDDLPPIVGDIQLYDFFLLFGGALLIGTMANFGRVVLLKILGERLVARLRSNVIKKTMHHDMEFYDRNKVGDLLSRLGADAYIVSRSMTQNISDGFKALICGGVGIGMMFHISSTLASVLFLFAPPLLVGATIYGNKIRAISRELQQASGNLTKVAEEQLSGIKTVQSFVAEGKEVHRYNNAVRQVFNVGKKEAFTNATFFSSTNVLGDFSFLLVLAYGSHLVLQGNLTIGDLTAFMLYTEYTGSAVFGLSTFYSELMKGAGAATRLFELLDYKPTIKSTTGKAFKPLNGKVEFQHVSFSYPTRKTNQIFKDLNFTIEPGSNVCIVGPSGRGKSTIASLLLRYYNPTSGKILVDGQDITKLSSKSLRRQLGVVQQEPILMSGTIRENITYGVSRQPSMEEIRSVAKKCFCHAFISKFPNGYETIIGPRGALLSGGQKQRIAIARALLNKPKILILDEATSALDVESEGAINYTLGRLMKSKELTIISIAHRLSTIRRSENVIVLGIDGSVVEMGKFKDLYANHDSALHKLLTEPSEQQHSQHQQYAPPAITQESEPQTEENGKDDSGEDQNSDHEENSQDQNEKRLQEEVIHQVLEDISHDQKTSTLRP encoded by the coding sequence ATGTTGAAACCTGTTTTGGGGTTACGTGGCAGCATAGGACGAGGACGAGGATTGCTTGCTCTTTCTAATCCGCTTTTATCCATCACAAGGCGGTTTGATGATAGATTGTCACTGCCCATATCCAGTATACGGACTTTAAACTATGCCGTGAACCGGTTTGGTGAAATGAAAGGGAATCAAAGGTTCCCTTCAGCTGGAATACGGAGTTTTAGTATCACCTTACGCAATCGTAACGAAGCTTCTGATGTAGGGGGAAATGGTAAGCATCAGGAAGGTGAGGACAAAACTCCTGATAAAAAGACCAACAAACCGTCATCTACAGTTTCTGGTGGGCTAGCTGATGTTAAACGGTTGTTTTACTTGGCAAGGCATGATTGGAAAATGCTAGTATTGGCGGTGTCATTATTGACCGTCTCCTGTACCATTGGTATGGCAGTACCGAAGGTGATCGGGTTAGTATTAGATGCTACCAAGAATGCACTAAGCGGCAGTAATACCAATAACGGCAATGGAGGGTTGGAAGATTCGAAAAGTCTTACTTTGGATGATCTTCCCCCAATTGTGGGAGACATACAGCTATATGactttttccttttattcGGTGGGGCCTTGTTGATAGGAACCATGGCTAATTTTGGAAGAGTAGTACTCCTTAAGATATTAGGGGAAAGACTTGTGGCCAGATTAAGATCAAACGTTATCAAGAAGACTATGCATCATGATATGGAATTTTATGACAGAAACAAGGTTGGTGACTTGTTATCCAGATTAGGTGCAGATGCGTACATAGTGTCTAGATCTATGACTCAAAATATTTCAGATGGTTTCAAAGCTTTGATTTGCGGTGGTGTTGGTATTGGCATGATGTTCCATATATCGAGTACATTAGCTAGTGTACTCTTCCTATTTGCTCCACCGCTACTTGTTGGCGCAACCATTTACGGTAACAAGATTAGAGCAATCTCTAGAGAATTACAACAGGCCTCTGGTAATCTTACCAAAGTCGCAGAGGAACAACTAAGCGGGATTAAAACTGTCCAATCCTTTGTTGCAGAAGGGAAAGAAGTGCATCGCTATAACAACGCTGTAAGACAGGTATTTAATGTTGGAAAGAAGGAAGCTTTCACAAATGCGACTTTTTTCAGTAGTACAAATGTGTTGGGTGATTTCTCATTTTTGCTGGTATTGGCCTATGGATCGCATCTTGTTTTACAAGGAAACCTTACAATCGGTGATTTAACTGCGTTCATGCTCTATACTGAATACACTGGAAGTGCAGTATTTGGTCTTTCCACCTTTTACTCGGAATTGATGAAGGGTGCTGGTGCAGCTACGAGATTGTTTGAATTGCTTGATTACAAACCTACTATTAAATCAACTACCGGGAAGGCGTTTAAACCGTTAAATGGTAAAGTTGAGTTTCAGCATGTTTCTTTCAGTTACccaacaagaaaaacaaatcaaatctttaagGATCTCAACTTTACAATAGAGCCAGGTTCTAATGTATGTATTGTAGGTCCATCAGGAAGAGGGAAATCTACAATTGCCTCGTTATTGTTGAGGTACTACAATCCAACATCCGGTAAAATCTTGGTTGATGGCCAAGATATTACAAAATTAAGTTCGAAATCCCTTAGAAGACAACTTGGTGTGGTACAACAAGAGCCAATATTAATGTCTGGTACTATAAGAGAGAATATTACATATGGTGTCTCTAGGCAACCTtcaatggaagaaatcagaTCTGTAGCAAAAAAGTGCTTCTGTCATGCTTTCATATCTAAATTCCCTAATGGTTACGAAACTATCATTGGGCCTCGTGGTGCTTTGCTCAGTGGAGGACAGAAACAACGTATTGCTATCGCTAGAGCGTTATTAAATAAACCTAAAATTTTGATTCTCGACGAAGCTACATCTGCCCTAGACGTTGAAAGTGAGGGCGCTATCAACTACACTTTGGGGAGGTTAATGAAGAGCAAAGAATTAACTATTATCAGCATTGCTCATAGATTGAGCACAATCAGAAGATCCGAGAATGTTATTGTACTTGGCATCGATGGTTCAGTTGTGGAAATGGGTAAGTTCAAAGATCTTTACGCCAACCATGATAGTGCTTTACACAAATTATTGACAGAACCTTCAGAACAGCAGCATTCCCAGCACCAACAATACGCTCCACCTGCCATAACTCAAGAATCTGAGCCacaaacagaagaaaatggcAAAGATGATTCTGGTGAAGATCAAAATTCTGACCACGAAGAAAACTCACAAGATCAGAACGAGAAGAGACtgcaagaagaagttatACATCAAGTTTTAGAAGATATCAGTCACGATCAAAAAACTTCAACGCTCAGGCCATGA
- a CDS encoding uncharacterized protein (highly similar to uniprot|Q04432 Saccharomyces cerevisiae YDR533C), translating into MTKVLIALTCYNDTFYADGTKTGVFVVEALHPFNYYKEQGYDVDFVSETGKYGFDEHSLSADFLSGKDKEQFEDKNSAFNQALAKTKVAADVNPSTYKIFFASAGHGTLFDYPTAKNLQKIASDIYANNGVVAAVCHGPAIFDGLTDKDTGKPLIQGKVITGFTDIGEEILGVADILKQKKLDTVEDIAKKYHAKYMAPIGPWDDFSIADGRLVTGVNPASASSTAKRTVQVLNSLN; encoded by the coding sequence ATGACCAAGGTTCTAATTGCATTAACATGTTACAACGATACGTTTTACGCTGATGGTACGAAGACCGGTGTCTTTGTTGTGGAAGCGCTACACCCTTTCAATTATTACAAGGAACAAGGTTATGACGTCGACTTTGTTTCAGAGACTGGTAAGTACGGTTTCGATGAGCACTCTTTGTCAGCAGACTTCTTAAGCGGCAAAGACAAGGAGCAATTCGAAGACAAGAACTCTGCGTTCAACCAAGCTTTAGCCAAAACAAAGGTTGCTGCTGATGTTAACCCATCCACCTATAAAATCTTCTTTGCCTCTGCCGGCCACGGTACGTTATTCGATTATCCAACTGCCAAGAATTTACAAAAAATAGCCTCTGATATATATGCTAATAATGGTGTTGTGGCTGCTGTTTGCCATGGTCCGGCAATCTTTGATGGTTTGACTGATAAAGATACTGGTAAACCGTTGATTCAAGGTAAAGTTATTACTGGTTTTACCGATATTGGTGAAGAAATCCTAGGTGTTGCCGATATactaaaacaaaagaagttaGATACTGTGGAAGATATCGCTAAGAAGTATCATGCAAAGTACATGGCCCCAATTGGTCCATGGGATGATTTTTCGATTGCTGATGGTAGGTTAGTTACGGGTGTCAATCCAGCATCGGCTAGTTCAACCGCAAAGAGAACTGTTCAAGTATTGAATAGCCTTAACTGA
- the KAR9 gene encoding Kar9p (weakly similar to uniprot|P32526 Saccharomyces cerevisiae YPL269W KAR9 Karyogamy protein required for correct positioning of the mitotic spindle and for orienting cytoplasmic microtubules localizes at the shmoo tip in mating cells and at the tip of the growing bud in small-budded cells through anaphase), protein MAEELKGFPHERLSISLRSNSQQYQDILLFFDDYQFDLDSTNQHLCSLAELLLKSHTLLAELFSDDVSVSQLLPYFDWIQEGRSEFYQLFNGIKTIEKVLLHLMEIIEEEFGCNEDELFQKELTALFDLLEEISDTLVSIKPIISSLKNLFDTAIEFNEIFKDHMNSLDEEIENNLSKCIELQEQNFESPVRHNKPTFTLDQLIKTLSSTNSPTKGLQIPAFSPSEQKIHEKLTQLEDSSAPIDLSLKHVLSERLDNFETRDVVNLEYLMRLLRKKYQYILDKYELLQVELRDLKQAIVDEKWVLIFTTLNDELRIMLKDVEKLLLKVGNPDLSEQLKTKLHDQLRSKSYTIDKTFGIIYNALESSILNESIATVTNEHAEKWLQLNTKFEHLLPEHQNENDPNKTITQLSNDISELRLNDAPSEKPGSNRSSIGAILFKKMNIKPVLVREGDENDSNSDNVKCDRHRYSNPFFDPCQATKLSPKKVLNFNKVPALSFEQQLSILGTLESRAYDINRLKQYGKLPTRIPRLPFQRQKIIPHRTILFNFDANWVKKDNHQLKFPVSYVS, encoded by the coding sequence ATGGCAGAGGAGCTGAAAGGATTTCCTCATGAGAGACTATCTATCTCATTGAGGAGTAATTCACAGCAATATCAAgatattcttttgttttttgaTGATTATCAGTTTGATTTGGATAGCACCAACCAGCACTTGTGTAGTCTGGCAGAATTACTGTTAAAGTCTCATACACTGTTGGCAGAGCTGTTTTCTGATGATGTGAGCGTTTCTCAACTCTTACCGTATTTTGATTGGATTCAAGAGGGAAGATCTGAATTTTATCAGCTCTTCAACGGGATAAAGACCATCGAAAAGGTGTTGCTGCATCTGATGGAAATCATCGAAGAGGAATTTGGGTgtaatgaagatgaactATTCCAGAAGGAGTTGACTGcactttttgatttattagAGGAGATATCAGATACATTAGTGTCCATAAAACCAATCATCTCATCATTAAAAAACCTGTTCGACACCGCCATAGAGTTCAAcgaaatattcaaagatCATATGAACAGTCTAGATGAAGAGATAGAAAACAATTTGTCTAAATGCATTGAACTTCAAGAGCAAAACTTTGAATCTCCTGTAAGACATAATAAACCTACTTTCACTTTGGATCAATTGATTAAAACTTtgtcttcaacaaattctcCTACCAAAGGACTTCAGATCCCTGCCTTTTCTCCTTCAGAGCAAAAGATTCATGAAAAGCTTACACAGTTGGAAGATTCTTCGGCACCTATAGATTTGTCACTAAAACATGTCCTTTCAGAAAGATTAGATAACTTCGAGACCCGTGATGTTGTCAATTTGGAATATCTCATGCGATTGCTGCGAAAGAAATACCAATATATATTGGATAAGTATGAACTACTACAAGTTGAACTCAGAGACCTAAAGCAAGCAATTGTTGATGAGAAATGGGTTCTCATATTTACAACTTTGAATGACGAGCTACGGATTATGCTGAAAGATGTGGAGAAACTGCTGCTGAAGGTAGGCAACCCTGATCTTTCGGAGCAGCTGAAAACAAAACTGCATGATCAATTGAGAAGCAAATCGTACACTATTGATAAGACCTTCGGTATAATATACAATGCTCTTGAAAGCTCGATATTGAATGAATCAATTGCAACCGTTACCAACGAACATGCGGAAAAGTGGCTACAATTAAATACAAAATTTGAACACTTACTGCCGGAACAccaaaatgaaaatgatcCAAATAAAACTATCACACAGCTTTCCAATGACATCTCCGAGCTTCGGCTCAACGATGCACCATCTGAGAAGCCAGGTTCAAACAGGTCTAGTATTGGGGCGATATTATTTaagaaaatgaatatcAAACCTGTCTTGGTAAGAGAAGgagatgaaaatgattcaaacAGCGATAATGTGAAATGTGACCGCCACAGATATTCCAATCCATTTTTTGATCCTTGCCAAGCTACTAAATTAAGTCCAAAAAAGGTACTTAACTTTAACAAAGTACCTgctctttcttttgaacaACAACTGTCCATTTTGGGAACACTTGAATCCCGAGCATATGATATTAACAGATTGAAACAGTACGGTAAACTCCCGACACGCATCCCCAGACTTCCTTTCCAGAGACAGAAAATCATTCCACATCGTActattttattcaatttcGATGCCAACTGGGTAAAAAAGGATAATCACCAACTGAAATTTCCCGTATCCTATGTATCTTAG